AATCTGTTTCTCAAAAATCAAGGGCATGGCTGATTACCCTGAAATTCTTTCACCACCATCGAACCGAGCACACGCAAACAAACAGAGACAATAAAGAATTCGCAAGTATAAACTGACCTTTTCTGTGACAGTATCCTCATCGTGAACAAAATACTGCCTGGTTCGAAATGTAACAGTATGTTATTAACGGTGAGGAGGAACGATTTGCTGCATTCACGACTAATGGCAACAAGTTTTCATGTGAATTTACAAAGAGCAAAAGAATGGAACTCACTTCACGACACAATACGCAGGATGGTCTTGCAAGGGATTGCAATGAGTCTGCCAGAACATGTGATGACGAGAATCAACATGAAGGTAATGTTAAAAAGACAACGcaacacaaaaggaaaaaagaagtctCTGCATGAACATGAATAAATATTGGAGTAAAGCTACAGAAGAAGCGCGCAACGAACAGGGAGATCGGGAATGTAATCGGTGAAATGGGGGACGTCCTCGAGGACGTAACCGGCGTCACCGGTGACGATCTTCTTCGAACTGCCGCCCATCTTGCTCACGTAGGCACCAATTTTGGCCGGTTTTTTTCCTTGTCCGAACGGCGAACAACCTCCTCGATATTGGGGAGCGAAGACTCTGCGTTCGTGTCTGCAGGTCGTCGTGTCACTCGCGGCGATCACCACCATGGTCGAAGTGATCCGAGGAGGGCTTTTATGGGTCGAAGCGCGATGCGGGAGACACGGAGTGAATGTACTCCATTGGAATGGAGAGAGAAGCGAGACCGAGGAGAGAGAAGCAGCGAGCGCCATGAAAGTAGGAGACAACTGTTTGACCCGAACGTAGCACGTTGAAATGAAAAtcgattaaatattaaaaaaagaggggaagaaaaggacaaaaacatttacgaggttttttttttttgtcggaacaAACATTACatatatgtatttatttatttatcgaAACAAACGTGATAGTTTGCCCACCAATGTTTTTAGCTAATTTCATTTTAACCCTTTAGAATGTAATTTGTCACAAATTGTAACCGattatctttaaaattttactttATGACCCAATGACATCGCGTTTTCACTATAATGTACAGCTATGAATAAGATTTAAAAGGGGAAATTTGGCTAAAGCTCAATTTTCAATCCATTCAAGCGGAGTCATATAGAATTGGCTAGCCATTTTAAATGTCAAATTCGATAAATATCGCCCATCTTGTATTGATCGTAGGACATCCTATAGAATTGGGTGCAACATGTGTCATTTCACGAATGTTGGACGTCACAGTGAAGAAAGGAGCTTTCAAGGGCACCATGacataattttaaagaaaatgataTTAATAGTCTAAGAACTTTAACTTAATGTACAATATAGtctctaaactttcaatttattcaatataacccatgaacttttgatacatgttcaatctagttcttagactatatgaaaatattcaatcatgaacttgaattaataaaaggataacattgtatattttcatataattgatGAACTAACTTGatcatgtatcaaaagttcaaaaatcatattgaaaaaaaatgaaagttcatggacctcattgcacattgggctaaagtttagggacacattgaataaattaaaaatttagggattacattgcatattgaatcaaagttcatggactatttatgtcattatccccgATTTAGACTTAAGAGAGTAAAATGGCACTGATTTAAAAACTCAGGGGCAATgcataattttccattttttttccaatcgtTGGTTGATTACTTGATCAACACCAccaataattatttcaaaaaaaaattgagagaatctaaaattgtttttgtctttgtaATATCATTAATATACACGTACATAATTCAACATGTAAAGTTGGGAGATGATTGTggaagaaatttaaaaaaaattgtgaaagcaACCATTTCACATGCTAagctcttgaaaaaaaaaatattaacaatgtGTGGcgtaatacccaaaaaaacctccATAGTCACTCAAGATAGTACGTTTCGTATTTTATTCGACACTTAATAGCCTAAAGAATGGTTAGACATAGAGATATTCGGATGAACTATCTAAACctactatttctaaatttcaaataTTCATTGATAAGTTTGGCGAAAAAATTTGAGTCACATAAGACTAACTAACGTTAATTATAAATAGAAAGgtgacggtggtagaattgagataaaagtaaaacttaatgatttttttgtgagataaaaatttttttggatataattggaatatgtgttaaagttgaggatttttttgagTATTAGactggtagaattgagacaaaagtaaaagttatgggttttttatgaaacaaaaaaaaattttttggatataattgtcacaaatgctaaagttgaagatttttttgggtactaGGCCACAATGTGTTGATATCATTACTCAACAACGTAGTTGTACACGACCGAAAGGgtatatgaaatttttttcctcaattagACGTGGTCAAATTATAATATTCATCACTAGGACCCTTGCAAGTCTTGTAATCTAGCCATTAGAGCGAAATAAATTACTcacatgaaatgaaatgaatacTTTTAAATGGATAAATCAAATTCGATTATCTATATCAAaaggcggaaaatatttttggtttcATAGACTCATGCACAATTTCATCCACCTGAAAATGAACCGAAAAATATGTTCCGCCATTTGGTATGGataattgaatttaattttcatcCGTCCactccttttaattatttttatttttatttactttatttttttatattttagagtattcaaaaaattttattttttattttttcctttttcgtcttCTTCGGCCAATCACCGGCGAGGCTTGAGATCATGGGCCTTGCTCACCCGAGGCcagctgaagaagaagggaaaaaaaaaaagagaaaaataaaaataaaaattttgattaaaaaaatgtgaaggagttgaggaaagaaaactaaggaaaaatattttccttttatcgaaacgaggaaatcattttttcccttttgaaggtactttttcataaaggaaaatgtttttccttgacttatttattttttgtgaaacgaacactagaaaatttgaaaaatatttttctgaaagttgCTTTTAGGTCTCTCCAATATATTTATGAGGGGACCCACTATAAAGTAGATTGATTGTAGATTATATATCCATctataaatttaataaaaatagctaaaatttatttttcgttcAAGCGGGGTCActgggaaaaattataaaagagtCATGAACTTATTATAAAgatattaattcagttctaaatcattcaatttggccaatttaatcttaaacattttgacgattttgccaatttagtcattggtAATTGTGGGcaaaaatcattgatgtggatgttaaccatcctacgtggcataagTGATATTGATATGaacaaattatctattttttagaattctttgaatttcttacgatttttttccttttttcatttctttgctaTATTATCACTAACCCTCACTGGCTATAGCAAGGGCTCTAGGCTCCTCATATAAATCTAGCAAGGGTCATGACGCCCTCACTTGAGGCCAGcgaagggaaataaaaaaaaaaagaaagaaataaaaggtaacggaaaaaaaagataaaatgaaaaaaatcagaaaactaaaaaaaaaaattcatctacaTCGGCGCCAACCGTATCATGTAGGATGGTTAGCATTCATGTTAGCAATTTATGGCCAAATTTGATTGTAAAGGCcatattggcaaatcatcaaaaagctTAGAGCTAAATTAGGCAAATTGAAAGCTTCATTACTAAATTTACATTCGTActataaatttatgactttttttaagcCGGTTaaaacatatttcaaaagaataGCACTAAAATAAGGTCttataaaatttaaaacattGTTAATGTGGAAATAACTAGGTCAAAGAGTTAGAATATCTACGGGTTCCAGTATGACTGAAAAACCAAGTAGAACAAcccaaatttcaaatgaataaattcaaatttgaaaataatgtttctaattctaaagaaaaaataaactagtttaggaccttttttttAAGCTAGTGAGGGGCAAGCAAATTTCTAAAGAAACACtatcctcttcttctccttcttttttgtagtttttgtAGTTTTGGCTCACGTTGAAACTTCAAGTCTCCTATAGAGCTCTTTGGTTTATGTTGAAACTTCATAAAAACGGCAAAAGAGTTGAAACTCCTTTTTCTCTATAACTCTCTAGTTCATCAAAAGCAGAGAGCCGAAGCTCTTTTTCCTTCATAACTTTTTGGTTTACGTAAAAGTTTCAAGAAAGCGACAAACGAGTTGAAGCACTCTAATTTTTTAGAATCACGAATTGAATGattgtgctctctctctttgattGGATTTGGCATTCACTATCTGATTTATATCGACAATATCATCGTAACTCGTCTACATTTCTTTTTATAGTCGAACATGTGAATTTGGATGCTCTAATTAGCGAAGGTTCCGTTTAAGGTTTATATTATACAATAGTCATTGGTTGATTGCCAGAGGTTTTCTTCGTTTATATATATGTGCTTTTTCTGGCAGTCAAACATGAGTGATTCTTGCTATATccttttttgtgcattttcgagTTCATTTACCCTCATATACATGTCAAAAAAATGAACATGAtatcatataaaaatatttggctTTACTATTTTGATTATCGATCGGATATAGTAAGATCCCTACATTTCACATCTTATTACATCCAATCCTATTTTAGCTAAAAATTCAGATAACCAAACACAGCCTTAGGGATTAAAAGATTGATTCTACGAAACTCTTCGAGCAACCGGCTAATCATCACGGAGTATTGCTCTCACCCGTCCCGCACATCTCCGACAATCATCGGAGCGGGAAGCAAGGACACAAGCCCATTGGGCCATCGAAGTGATTCGTCAAGTTTGAGTGGGCTTGGACATATGGAACAAGCCCGGAAAAATGGGCCTTAGAGTCTTCCTATTGGCCCGGCCCGTCGAATCGATCAGCTACTCCACCCGAACCCCCAGCCAGTGAACCGCTCCAGCCGGTGTCCGGTTGACCAGTAGAACTGCTTCTCCTCGCAGCTAGAAGCCCAAATATCCAGattacagaagaagaagaagaagacgacgaggTAGGGAGGACACGGAAGATCGAACATGTATCGAGCAGCAGCTTCGAGACTTAGGGCTTTGAAGGTCAGTTTCGTTTCGTTCTTCGAGAAGTGACAGTCTGATCTACACTGATTTCGGCGTTCTTAATCCGATTCGATTTAGCTGGATGAGCTGTTTATAATGAGCTTGTCACTAGCTCAATGGGGATTCTTCGAATTCCTCTTCTTCTGTTGATTGTAGACCGCTTCGTTGTCCATGGGATTTTGGAAAGTTCAGAGATTAGCGAGAGGGAATGACGGTTGGGATTGTGAGGTTGGATTGCTCGCCAATATGGGGCCTTAAACAAATCCTTTGTGTAATTGATGGAAACGTGGTATCCAAGAGCTTGGACTGTTGAGGTGCTCCTGATTTTAGGAGTTCCCGGTGACTTGAATTGGAGTTAGATTCAGCCTCACGTGAAATTCGAAGAGATCGGATAAGAAAATGTGCAAATATTAGGTTTATAGTTGAAATCCTGCTTAAAATTCGTGAATGGTTGGCAATGCAAAGACCATTTTATCGGTCTGTCTTCCAAACTCCAAAGTAATACGATTTCACATCTTGCACCTCCAAGCTCGTGTTCCTCAATCAGAAGCCTCATGTATCAAAGTTCGTTCAAGCTCGCATTCCTTGATCAGAAGCCTCCCTCCAATCTCAATGCTTTGCTTCCATCTTGTCTGAGACTACACTCCTGAATGGCTGACCTCTATCTGCCTTGCAACACTAGGCATGTTGCTTCTACCTTACCATGACCCTGTATACATGAAGACTAGAGACCCATTGAACCCGAGTTGCTGTGCCTTACAGTTCTTCATTGTGGCATTTCCAATGTAATCTGGTTTCTTGCAGCACAAAAATTCGCTTTGGAAATGGTGTTTAGTAATTTCAGTGGAAGCCGATGTTTCTTTGGTAAGGTGAAGATGTAGAGATGAAATCTAGTTGATAAGTCCACCCATATCTGATTCCACTCAAAAGTTTAACTTGTGGAGTTACTGACAAATATTTCACattctcctttttaattttggacAATGTCCATAGCTTGCTAAGGCGACGATCAATAGCTGGTCCAAGGGGATGATCAACCACACTGGGACTGAGAAGAGTCCAACTCAGAGTCCCAATAGCGAGTAGCAGCCCTTGTCATGTTCTCAGTAGTGTCTGTGGATGGAACCAAAATAGTCATTATGAGATCTTGTCCCTATAGGCTGTATTTGTGTGGATCATGTTATTCTCTTTGAAGTGTGGATGTAGTTGCTGCACAGTTTCATCAAAAGAAAGTTCTCTGAGTTGTGTTGGCATTTCAAATTTGGTCAAAGAAGGCTATACAccttcttagttgcatttactTATTGTGTTCCCTTTGAATTTACTTAGCTGCTACACCTTGCTTCATTATGTACATTCTGTTAAGCTATACGCTTGTCTAGAATATGGCCATGAAAATGTATGTTGTAATTTGTTGTATCTTTTTTGTAGGGCCATGCTTGCAACAAGCAGTTGGTGAGATCTGCCAGTGCCAGCACTGTCGCGACAAAATCCTCATCTTCAGGGGGCATCTTGAGCTGGCTGACTGGTGGGAGCTCCAGTGCTTCGACTCCCCTTGAATATCCACTTTCAGGTCTTGACCTTCCGCCACCATTGCCAGATTATGTTGAACCGGGTAAAACCAAGATTTCAGTTCTTCCGAATGGCGTCCAAATAGCCTCTGAAACATCCACAGTATGTaggctttcttctttctcattgTGCGTCTTTGTGCTCTGCAATGTCTCCATCCAAAGGGCATGGCCTTGTTCAAACTTATTTGACAAAGTTGTGTTTGCTTGTTTTGGTTACCAGAATCCTGCTGCTTCAATAGGTTTATATGTAGATTGTGGCTCAATTTATGAGACCCCAATCTCTTCTGGAGCCACACATCTCTTAGAACGGATGGCCTTTAAGACCACAAAGAACCGTAGCCATTTACGCGTCGTCCGGGAAGTGGAGGCGATTGGTGGCAATGTGCAAGCTTCAGCTTCTAGAGAGCACATGGGATATACCTATGATGCCCTGAAGACTTATGTTCCTGAAATGGTTGAACTGCTTATTGATTCTGTGAGGAACCCTGCATTCCTTGATTGGGAGGTCAATGAACAGGTGTGTTTTATTACATCTTTGCTTTAACTGCTGATATATTTTCCTTTAAATCCAGTAAGTTGTTAAATGATGTAGTgcttttcttcaaatgttgatcACATCCAGCTTCAAAAGGTCAAGGCTGAGATAGCTGAAGTCTCGAATAACCCACATGGCTTGCTTCTAGAAGCACTTCATTCCGCTGGTTATTCCGGTGCATTGGCCAATCCTCTTCTAGCCCCTGAGTCTGCCATAAACAGATTGAACAGTGCAATTTTAGAGGAATTTGTTTCCGTAAGTCCTTGGGAATTCAGTCTGTATTTCATACTATGTGGCTCAAGAACTGAAGTTATCCCTTTTTGGTTAACTGCTTCTTCATGTGGATTTTGTGGTTAAAAGTGATGTGCATACAAAACTTACAGGAACATTATACTGCTTCTAGAATGGTGCTTGCTGCTTCAGGGGTAGAACACGAGGAACTATTATCAATTGCCGAACCGCTAGTATCTGATTTGCCAGGTGTACCCCATCTTGAGGAGCCCAAATCTGTGTATACGGGAGGTGATTATCGTTGTCAAGGTGAATCAGGGGTGCGTATGATAATCTTTCTCCCACGTTTTCTTGTAGCTCTGCTGTACTTGCTTTAGATTTTTGAAACTATGATTAATTTTGCTTTGTATGTTAGAGAACCCACTTTGCTGTTGCATTTGAACTACCTGGCGGATGGCATAAGGAGAAGGAAGCAATGACTTTGACTGTTCTTCAGGTCTCAATACTGATTTTTGTAATTGCTGTGTGGGATtcaattttctttatcttt
This genomic interval from Rhodamnia argentea isolate NSW1041297 chromosome 4, ASM2092103v1, whole genome shotgun sequence contains the following:
- the LOC115749130 gene encoding mitochondrial-processing peptidase subunit alpha-like codes for the protein MYRAAASRLRALKGHACNKQLVRSASASTVATKSSSSGGILSWLTGGSSSASTPLEYPLSGLDLPPPLPDYVEPGKTKISVLPNGVQIASETSTNPAASIGLYVDCGSIYETPISSGATHLLERMAFKTTKNRSHLRVVREVEAIGGNVQASASREHMGYTYDALKTYVPEMVELLIDSVRNPAFLDWEVNEQLQKVKAEIAEVSNNPHGLLLEALHSAGYSGALANPLLAPESAINRLNSAILEEFVSEHYTASRMVLAASGVEHEELLSIAEPLVSDLPGVPHLEEPKSVYTGGDYRCQGESGRTHFAVAFELPGGWHKEKEAMTLTVLQMLLGGGGSFSAGGPGKGMYSRLYLRVLNEYPQVQSFSAFSNVYNNTGIFGIQATTGSDFAAQAIDIAARELIAVATPGEVDQVQLDRAKMSTRAAILMNLESRMVASEDIARQVLTYGERKPVEHFLKAVDEVTPKDIASIAQKLLKSPLTMASYGDVIYLPTYDSISRKFHVK